One Benincasa hispida cultivar B227 chromosome 5, ASM972705v1, whole genome shotgun sequence genomic window carries:
- the LOC120078207 gene encoding uncharacterized protein LOC120078207, whose amino-acid sequence MKSALLRTGSVPVLSPAAASFSFSNNKPLYGVFSCYKSSVSSPKISLHFEINHRRGKNSSRIRRAASESDITQSLHEVLNPHDQSSGVRSRSRSRSRSFPSGIPEEELLNEDESDGDSMKDGVDFVSDTFSNGSNDRSKIGAYYEELLKLNPSDALLLRNYGKFLHEVVKDTIRAEECYSRAILASPTDGELLALYGKLVWDTQRDKRRAQYYFDRAVYASPSDCLVIGHYAHFLWQVEDDEAAAAAAAAAEAPPAAVVSAY is encoded by the exons ATGAAATCCGCTCTCCTCCGAACCGGCTCCGTTCCCGTCCTCTCTCCGGCCGCCGCTTCTTTCTCCTTCTCCAACAACAAACCGTTGTATGGAGTTTTCTCCTGCTACAAAAGTTCCGTTTCATCTCCCAAAATCTCTCTACATTTCGAAATCAATCATCGCAGAGGAAAGAATTCCAGTCGTATCCGAAGAGCAGCATCAGAGAGCGACATCACACAATCGCTGCACGAGGTTTTAAATCCACACGATCAATCCAGTGGAGTGAGATCTCGATCTCGATCTCGATCTCGGTCGTTTCCTTCCGGAATTCCAGAGGAGGAGTTGCTGAACGAGGATGAATCCGACGGTGATTCCATGAAGGATGGCGTTGATTTTGTTTCAGATACGTTTTCAAACGGAAGTAATGACCGTAGTAAGATCGGAGCGTACTACGAAGAGTTGCTGAAATTGAACCCGAGCGATGCTCTGTTACTGAGAAACTACGGAAAATTCTTACACGAG GTGGTGAAAGATACGATACGAGCGGAAGAATGCTACAGCAGAGCAATACTCGCAAGTCCAACAGACGGTGAATTACTGGCTTTGTATGGAAAATTAGTATGGGATACTCAAAGAGACAAACGAAGAGCTCAATATTACTTCGATCGCGCCGTCTATGCTTCTCCAAGCGATTG TTTGGTGATAGGACATTACGCTCATTTCTTGTGGCAAGTGGAAGACGATGAGGCAGcagcggcggcggcggcggcagCGGAGGCTCCACCGGCGGCTGTGGTATCGGCGTATTGA